The DNA segment ATCAGCCACCAGCAACGCCCGATGCGCTGGTCGAGGTTGCTGAACGCCTCGTTGAAAGCCAATCCGTTGCCAATGGTTTTGTTTGGCAAGGGCGACAGTACGAAGGCCTGAGCTGCGACTTCCTTGAAGTGCTGCAGGGCTTCGGCGGTGACTGGATGGACACCACCACCAACACCATGCAGCTCGATGCGCCTGCGGCGACGGCCGCGGCAGCCTGGTTGGACGATCTAATCAGCGAAGGCGTCAGCCCCTACGCCGTGACCAATTACGCCGAGGCGGAGTCGCTTCAGGCCTTCAAGGCCGGGGATGCAGCGCTGATGCGCAACTGGCCCTACGCATGGGCTGAACTGCAGAAGGACGACAGCACGGTGAAAGGCAACGTCGGCATCAGCCTGATGGTGGCGCAACCGGGTGAACGTCCCGGAGCAACCCTCGGCAGCTGGGGGCTGAGCCTGATGCGCCAATCGCAGCACCAGGAGGCAGCGGTGGAAGCGATTCGCTACCTCACCAGCGAAACCGCCCAGCGGCAGCGCTTTCTCAACAATGGCTACACACCCATCCAGGCGGATCTGTTCAACGATCCCGAGATGTTGAAGGCCTCTCCAGTGCTGCCGGATCTGCTGGTGGCCTTGAACCATGCGGTGGTTCGTCCACCAACCCCGCTTTATGCCCAGCTGAGCGATGTGGTGCAGCGGGAACTCAATGGGTTGTTCACCGCTGCCGGGTCCGCCGATGAGGCCATGGCCACCACGCAGCAGCGGAGCCAGACCCTGCTGCGTGCTGCGGGAGCCACGCCATGACCATGCTTCTGGCTGCTCCTGCGCTGCTGTTGATCGCGGTGGTGTTCGGCTGGCCGATGCTTCGCTACTCCTGGCTCAGCTTCCACGCTGATTCCGTGCTCACCGGTCTTGAACCGGTGGCCAACGGT comes from the Synechococcus sp. A15-62 genome and includes:
- a CDS encoding ABC transporter substrate-binding protein yields the protein MKLRRWLAGGALALVMALGALIGSASFRAEEVSILMPSSFTDASADLVKAFNREHRGRIHLSLIRGPLNTESISDLAISSLLLGDAPFDALLMDVTWLPKYAAAGWLEPLDPWFDQGDQEQLVQGARLGNDYDGHLYRWPLVADVGLLYWRTDLMDQPPATPDALVEVAERLVESQSVANGFVWQGRQYEGLSCDFLEVLQGFGGDWMDTTTNTMQLDAPAATAAAAWLDDLISEGVSPYAVTNYAEAESLQAFKAGDAALMRNWPYAWAELQKDDSTVKGNVGISLMVAQPGERPGATLGSWGLSLMRQSQHQEAAVEAIRYLTSETAQRQRFLNNGYTPIQADLFNDPEMLKASPVLPDLLVALNHAVVRPPTPLYAQLSDVVQRELNGLFTAAGSADEAMATTQQRSQTLLRAAGATP